The Chelatococcus sp. HY11 genome includes a window with the following:
- a CDS encoding CpaD family pilus assembly protein — translation MLHLAACAALALALSACGANRRVESVDLPYDYQQRHPLVIADRAELLSIAVTGRSHLDGRQAADIRAFAGNYRLHGKSEVHVFVPAGTGQEPAVHATLRATQRELAAAGIPASAIATTRYSPGDGDAVPTLRLSFMKLGVTVASTCGRWPSDLASGSSTDGWTNAAYWNFGCAYQANFAAQIAEPLDLARPRQESVLDTQKRLRGIGQLRQGKDPSTVYRSTQRVEDLGQ, via the coding sequence ATGCTTCATCTGGCGGCCTGCGCAGCATTGGCCCTCGCCCTCTCAGCCTGCGGTGCGAACAGGCGGGTGGAGAGCGTCGACCTCCCTTATGACTATCAACAGCGTCACCCGCTCGTCATCGCCGACCGGGCGGAACTGCTGAGCATAGCCGTAACCGGCCGAAGCCATCTCGACGGCCGCCAGGCTGCCGATATCCGCGCCTTCGCCGGCAACTACCGGCTCCATGGCAAAAGCGAGGTCCACGTCTTCGTGCCCGCCGGCACTGGGCAGGAGCCCGCCGTCCACGCCACGTTGCGTGCGACACAGCGCGAGCTTGCCGCGGCAGGTATCCCCGCGAGCGCGATCGCCACGACGCGTTATAGCCCCGGAGACGGGGATGCCGTGCCGACCCTGCGCCTCAGCTTCATGAAGCTCGGCGTAACGGTCGCGAGCACATGCGGTCGCTGGCCGTCCGATCTTGCGAGCGGCAGCTCGACAGATGGATGGACCAACGCCGCCTACTGGAACTTTGGCTGTGCCTATCAAGCCAATTTCGCCGCCCAGATAGCCGAGCCGCTTGATCTTGCCCGCCCGCGTCAGGAAAGTGTCCTTGACACGCAGAAGCGCCTGCGCGGCATTGGGCAACTGCGCCAGGGCAAGGATCCATCGACTGTTTATCGATCGACGCAGCGTGTCGAGGATTTGGGCCAATGA
- a CDS encoding AAA family ATPase: MTTPVLRSAIPQPSQPADPLPPAMPPVPRIAVSAFCETAETTESIVAAARDRHMLRAQVAIHHGGIAAAEATLGSAHSPNVIIVETQAGRAETLQALDGLAHVCDPGTKVIVVGHVNDIQLYRELITRGVSEYLITPVAPLDLIRTITDIYNRPDSQSFGRIVAVVGAKGGAGASTIAHNLAASVARELGLAAVIADLDVAFGTASLNLNLDPPQGVADALAAPDRLDNNFIDRLMVKCADNLNLLAAPAVLDRTWDLDQAVIDKLLGTLRSAHPVVVLDLPHLWTSWARHALVDADMIVIVAAPDLASLRNTKNMVDMLRQARPSDRQPYLVLNQLGLPKRPEISVQDFAKAVGLTPTATIAFDAQLFGNAANNGQMLHHVQPNGRAAQTLNELATTIMGRTKKSADETKFLQALLAKLAALKRGGH; encoded by the coding sequence ATGACGACACCCGTCCTTCGCTCCGCCATTCCCCAACCTTCGCAACCCGCCGACCCGCTGCCACCGGCCATGCCGCCCGTGCCGCGCATCGCCGTGTCAGCTTTCTGCGAAACCGCGGAGACGACGGAGAGCATCGTCGCCGCGGCCCGCGACCGGCACATGCTGCGCGCGCAAGTCGCCATTCACCACGGCGGCATCGCTGCGGCGGAAGCAACGCTCGGCAGTGCGCATTCCCCGAACGTAATCATTGTGGAAACGCAGGCAGGACGAGCTGAGACACTTCAGGCGCTGGACGGACTGGCCCATGTCTGCGATCCCGGAACCAAGGTTATCGTCGTTGGCCATGTCAACGACATCCAGCTCTATCGCGAACTGATAACGCGCGGCGTCAGTGAATACCTCATTACGCCGGTCGCGCCGCTCGACCTCATCCGCACAATCACCGATATATACAATCGGCCGGATAGCCAGTCTTTCGGGCGTATCGTTGCCGTGGTCGGCGCAAAGGGGGGCGCGGGCGCCTCGACCATTGCCCATAATCTCGCGGCGTCCGTCGCGCGCGAGCTAGGCCTCGCCGCCGTCATCGCCGATCTCGACGTCGCCTTTGGCACGGCGAGCCTCAACCTCAACCTGGATCCACCACAAGGCGTCGCCGATGCTTTGGCCGCGCCGGACCGGCTCGACAATAATTTCATCGATCGCCTCATGGTAAAATGCGCCGACAACCTCAACCTGCTTGCGGCCCCGGCGGTTCTCGACCGCACCTGGGATCTCGACCAGGCGGTCATCGACAAGTTGCTCGGCACACTTCGATCCGCTCATCCCGTCGTCGTACTCGATCTGCCGCATTTGTGGACATCCTGGGCACGCCATGCGCTCGTGGACGCGGACATGATCGTGATCGTCGCCGCTCCCGATCTCGCCAGCTTGCGCAACACCAAGAACATGGTCGACATGCTGCGCCAGGCCCGGCCCTCGGACCGGCAACCCTACCTGGTCCTCAACCAGCTCGGACTGCCGAAGCGACCTGAGATCAGCGTCCAGGACTTCGCCAAGGCCGTTGGCCTCACACCAACCGCGACAATCGCTTTCGACGCGCAGCTCTTCGGCAATGCCGCCAACAACGGCCAAATGTTGCACCACGTGCAGCCGAACGGCCGGGCCGCGCAAACATTAAACGAACTCGCGACGACGATCATGGGACGAACAAAGAAGAGCGCCGATGAAACCAAATTCCTGCAGGCCCTGCTGGCTAAACTCGCAGCCCTGAAGAGAGGTGGACACTGA
- a CDS encoding CpaF family protein: MFGKRSGQEALARKPEPAAPAPLAVEARPAPSAAAPPPAHAPDVPRHSDGYYQTKNMIFAALIEAIDLTQLVKLDAESARDEIRDIVTEIIGLKSLVMSIAEQEGLLEDICNDVLGYGPLEPLLARDDIADIMVNGADRTYIEVSGRIQQTNIRFRDNQQLMNICQRIVSQVGRRVDEASPICDARLPDGSRVNVIGPPLSIDGPALTIRKFRRDKLTLDDLVRYGSISPEGSELLQIIGRVRCNVIISGGTGSGKTTLLNCLTRFIEDKERIITCEDAAELQLQQPHVVRLETRPPNLEGQGQVTMRDLVRNCLRMRPERIIVGEVRGPEAFDLLQAMNTGHDGSMGTLHANTPREGLSRLESMITMGGFSLPSRTIREMICASVDVVVQAQRLRDGSRRITQITEVLGMEGDIIITQDLMTFEIVGEDTNGHIVGHHRSTGIGRPRFWERARYFGEEQRLARALDTIEQKAGIAGAA; encoded by the coding sequence ATGTTTGGCAAAAGATCGGGACAGGAAGCCTTGGCCCGCAAGCCCGAGCCCGCTGCCCCCGCGCCACTCGCCGTAGAGGCGCGTCCCGCGCCATCCGCTGCCGCGCCACCTCCCGCACATGCCCCAGATGTGCCGCGCCACTCCGATGGATATTATCAAACAAAGAATATGATCTTCGCGGCGCTTATCGAGGCGATCGATTTGACGCAGCTCGTGAAGCTCGACGCGGAGAGCGCGCGTGACGAGATCCGTGATATCGTCACGGAAATCATCGGCCTGAAAAGCCTCGTCATGTCGATCGCCGAACAGGAGGGGCTGCTCGAGGACATCTGCAACGATGTCCTTGGCTATGGCCCCCTCGAGCCCCTGCTGGCGCGCGACGACATCGCCGATATCATGGTCAACGGCGCGGATCGCACCTATATCGAAGTATCCGGCCGCATTCAGCAGACAAATATACGCTTTCGCGACAACCAACAGCTGATGAACATCTGTCAACGCATCGTCAGCCAGGTTGGGCGACGTGTTGACGAGGCCTCTCCCATCTGCGATGCGCGCCTGCCGGACGGGTCGCGCGTCAACGTCATCGGTCCGCCGCTGTCAATCGACGGCCCCGCCCTGACCATCCGCAAGTTCCGCCGTGACAAGCTGACGCTCGATGATCTCGTCCGCTATGGCTCCATCTCGCCGGAGGGGTCAGAACTCTTGCAGATCATCGGCCGCGTGCGATGCAATGTCATCATATCCGGTGGAACGGGTTCAGGCAAAACGACATTGCTCAATTGTCTCACGCGCTTCATTGAGGACAAGGAGCGCATCATTACCTGTGAAGACGCCGCCGAATTGCAACTTCAGCAGCCTCATGTCGTTCGCCTGGAGACACGCCCTCCCAATCTGGAGGGACAAGGACAGGTGACGATGCGCGATCTCGTGCGCAATTGCCTGCGCATGCGCCCCGAACGCATCATCGTCGGCGAGGTGCGTGGACCGGAAGCCTTCGATTTGCTCCAGGCCATGAATACGGGCCATGACGGCTCGATGGGCACACTCCACGCCAACACGCCCCGCGAGGGGCTCTCTCGTCTTGAGTCGATGATCACCATGGGCGGATTCTCTCTGCCCTCCCGCACCATCCGCGAGATGATCTGCGCGTCTGTCGACGTGGTCGTCCAGGCCCAGCGCCTGCGTGACGGATCGCGCCGTATTACGCAGATCACGGAAGTGCTTGGGATGGAGGGAGACATCATCATTACCCAGGATCTCATGACCTTCGAGATCGTGGGCGAAGACACGAATGGGCACATCGTCGGACATCATCGCTCAACCGGCATAGGCCGGCCGCGCTTCTGGGAACGCGCGCGCTACTTCGGCGAGGAACAGCGATTGGCGCGGGCGCTCGACACCATTGAGCAGAAGGCTGGCATCGCCGGAGCCGCGTAG